The following coding sequences are from one Haliotis asinina isolate JCU_RB_2024 chromosome 3, JCU_Hal_asi_v2, whole genome shotgun sequence window:
- the LOC137278693 gene encoding F-box only protein 16-like: MSMIAKNRTKSTWTPLSNDETNNKIFEERRILVGKWYERWSDDQRRRLLEDLVAKSKNKQLDYARDLIKDKVPALRKDFTRVMPRVVSLYIMSYLDPRSLCRCSRVCWYWKYLSELDQLWMPKCLRLGWFLSFTPSPFENGVWKRNYLEHIKSLQVLRPSEQPFIDLEKLNLHSKKDDKNRHSKKTKPWRGSDPVPKDTWRYNVLENDDVVQDIGHMRKKKTYPGDDYIKNVKSKVNTHQSLSLTRRSQSLSRLHNSVTSMTFPDRPKWAVHTTGAPLMNRDSTLHNGVASTITRPQPVGGQPKTPKSFRPIRSERDPPSTDLFPSKPWKLLDGNLSDDN, encoded by the exons atattTGAAGAGAGAAGAATTCTTGTGGGAAAATGG TATGAAAGATGGAGTGATGACCAGCGCCGACGCCTGCTGGAGGATTTGGTTGCGAAAAGCAAGAACAAGCAGTTAGACTATGCCAGGGATCTCATCAAGGACAAGGTCCCAGCACTGAGAAAAGACTTCACAAGAGTCATGccaagagtggtctccctttatATAATGTCCTACCTTGACCCACGAAGTCTTTGCAGGTGTTCAAGG GTGTGTTGGTATTGGAAGTACCTGTCAGAGCTGGATCAACTGTGGATGCCAAAGTGTCTTCGACTGGGATGGTTCCTCTCCTTCACGCCCAGCCCATTTGAAAACGGAGTATGGAAGAGGAATTATCTGGAGCACATCAAGAGTCTGCAGGTCCTACGCCCATCA GAGCAGCCCTTTATTGACTTAGAGAAACTCAATTTGCACTCCAAGAAGGATGACAAAAACAGACATTCCAAGAAAACGAAGCCATGGCGTGGCTCTGACCCTGTCCCGAAGGACACTTGGAGATACAATGTGTTGGAGAATGATGATGTTGTGCAGGATATTGGTCACAT GAGGAAGAAAAAGACGTACCCAGGAGATGACTACATTAAGAATGTCAAGAGTAAAGTGAACACCCACCAGAGTCTCTCCCTCACAAGGAGATCCCAGTCCTTGTCT AGACTCCATAACTCTGTGACCTCCATGACATTCCCTGACCGTCCAAAGTGGGCAGTGCACACAACAGGTGCCCCGCTGATGAACCGTGACTCAACACTGCATAATGGCGTTGCATCCACAATAACTAGGCCACAGCCAGTTGGTGGTCAACCCAAGACCCCAAAGTCTTTTCGTCCGATCAGGTCGGAGAGAGACCCACCAA GTACAGACTTGTTCCCCAGTAAACCATGGAAGCTGCTGGATGGGAACCTCTCTGATGACAACTGA